The genomic DNA GAAAAACGACGCCAAAGAAGTCGCCGAGGCGCTCAAAGCCGCGGGCGCAAAACCGCAGCCCAAGACGGAATTCAAAGTCGAACCGGCGCAGTTGAAGCGTTACGAAGGCACCTATAAAAACGAGCAGGTCGAACTGAGTTTTCGCGTCAAAGACGGCAAATTGATCGGCACCTCGAACGGGTTCGATTTTGCGATGCTCCCCCAGGCCGCGCATACCTTTGAGCCGGAAGGCCAACCTTCCACCGTGGTCTTCAAACTCGAAGGCGAAAAAGTCGTCGCCCTGACCATCAAAGGCGCGGGCGGCGAATTGACGATCAAAAAAGTGGAGGCGAAATGAAGCCTAAAGCGTTTTCGGTTTGGCTGTACGGCAGGCTGCCAGCCTGCTGTACCTTGGGCGAAGGGCGCAGTCAATTTGGCTCCATCAGTGGCCGAGCCGCAGCAGGCTGGCAGCCTGCTGTACTTTACGAGCGTGGGCTTAATGCTCAACACGTAACGCAAAAACGCTGTAAATTAATTGCGCCTGTTATTCTGGTTATTCTGAACGCTACTTTGTTGTTACCAGCGTTCGCCCAAAATTGGCCGGGCTTTCGCGGCGCCAATGCCGCTGGCAATGGCGACGGCCAAAATGCGCCGGTCAGTTGGGACGTGACCAAAAACACCAACGTCGTTTGGAAAACGCCGATTCCCGGACTTGCCCACGCCAGCCCGATTGTCTGGGGCGATAAGCTATTCGTCGCCACCTCTGTCAGCAGCGCGCCGCAAGGCAAGTTTCGCATCGGGCTTTACGGCGATGTGGATTCGGACAAAGACCTTTCCAAACACGCCTGGAAAGTTTATTGCCTGGACAAGAAGACCGGCAAAATCCTCTGGGAACGCACCGCCAGCGAAGGCGTGCCCAAGGTCAAACGCCACATCAAATCCACGCATGCCTCGCCCTCGCCGGTGACGGATGGCAAATATGTCGTGGCTTTCTTTGGTTCCGAAGGGCTGTTCTGTTACGACTACAAAGGCAAGCTGGTTTGGAAGCAAGACCTGGGCATCTTGGATTCGGGTTGGTTTTTTGACCCCGATTATCAATGGGGCATGGCGAGTTCGCCGATCATTTATCAGGGCAAAGTGATTGTGCAATGCGACCAGCAAAAAGGCTCGTTCATCGCCGCCTTTGACGTGAAGACCGGCAAGGAAGTCTGGCGCACCAAACGCGATGAAATCCCTTCGTGGGGTTCGCCGACGGTGTTTGAAAGCAAAGGCCGCGCAATGATCGTCACGAATGCGACCAAACGCATTCGCGGTTATGATCCGGCGACAGGCAAAGAGTTGTTTGAGCTTTCCGGCAATTCCGAAGTCACCGTCGGCACGCCCGTTGTCGGCCACGATCTGGTGTTTGTGACCGCCGGGTATCCACCCATCCAACCAATTTACGCCATCAGGCCGACCGCGACGGGCGACATCACGCTGGCTGAAGGCCAGGAAACCAATGATCACATCGCCTGGAGCAAGAAACGCGGCGGCACCTACATCCCCACGCCCATCGTTTATGGCGATTACCTATACACTTGCTCCAACAATGGCGTGCTGACTTGTTACAACGCTAAGACGGGCGAGCGGCTGTATCAGCAACGCATCGCTGCGCAATCGAATGCCTTTACCGCGTCGCCGATTGCTGCCGATGGCAAGCTGTATTTTGCCGGGGAAGACGGCGATGTATTTGTTGTCAAAGCCGGCCCGCAATACGAATTGCTGGCGACCAATCCGGTGGGCGAATCACTGCTGGCGACACCTGCAATTTCAGCAGGCATGATCTTTGTGCGTAGCGTCAGCAACCTATACGGCATTGCTGACGCCAGTGCGGCGAAACAAAAGGCCGCGAAATAATCCAGGCATATTCCGTTCGCACCA from Acidobacteriota bacterium includes the following:
- a CDS encoding PQQ-binding-like beta-propeller repeat protein, with the protein product MLLPAFAQNWPGFRGANAAGNGDGQNAPVSWDVTKNTNVVWKTPIPGLAHASPIVWGDKLFVATSVSSAPQGKFRIGLYGDVDSDKDLSKHAWKVYCLDKKTGKILWERTASEGVPKVKRHIKSTHASPSPVTDGKYVVAFFGSEGLFCYDYKGKLVWKQDLGILDSGWFFDPDYQWGMASSPIIYQGKVIVQCDQQKGSFIAAFDVKTGKEVWRTKRDEIPSWGSPTVFESKGRAMIVTNATKRIRGYDPATGKELFELSGNSEVTVGTPVVGHDLVFVTAGYPPIQPIYAIRPTATGDITLAEGQETNDHIAWSKKRGGTYIPTPIVYGDYLYTCSNNGVLTCYNAKTGERLYQQRIAAQSNAFTASPIAADGKLYFAGEDGDVFVVKAGPQYELLATNPVGESLLATPAISAGMIFVRSVSNLYGIADASAAKQKAAK